One stretch of Hevea brasiliensis isolate MT/VB/25A 57/8 chromosome 12, ASM3005281v1, whole genome shotgun sequence DNA includes these proteins:
- the LOC110638599 gene encoding probable protein phosphatase 2C 10 isoform X1: MDRLCCFGSSCFQLVGGHSSSSSGKGKSHKGLSKYGFILIKGKANHPMEDYHVAKFVQNQGHELGLFAIYDGHLGDGVPAYLQKHLFSNILKEEEFWIDPYRSISKAYEKTDQAILSHGSDLGRGGSTAVTAILINGQRLWVANVGDSRAVLSRGGKAIQMSTDHEPNTERGSIEHRGGFVSNMPGDVPRVNGQLAVSRAFGDKSLKSHLRSDPDIQDTIIDSNTDFLVLASDGLWKVVSNQEAVDIARRIKDPLKAAKQLKTEALKRDSKDDISCVVVRFRA, translated from the exons ATGGATAGGTTGTGCTGTTTTGGTTCTTCTTGCTTTCAG CTTGTAGGAGGACATTCATCATCAAGTTCTGGTAAGGGAAAAAGCCACAAGGGTTTAAGCAAGTATGGTTTCATCCTGATAAAAGGGAAAGCCAATCATCCCATGGAGGATTACCATGTTGCTAAGTTTGTGCAGAATCAAGGACATGAATTGGGGCTTTTTGCTATTTATGATGGCCATTTGGGAGATGGCGTGCCTGCATACCTACAGAAGCATTTGTTTTCCAATATCCTAAAGGAG GAAGAGTTCTGGATTGACCCCTACAGATCTATCTCAAAAGCCTACGAGAAGACTGACCAGGCAATTCTTTCTCATGGTTCTGACCTGGGGCGAGGTGGGTCCACAGCTGTGACTGCAATTTTGATAAATGGTCAAAGATTGTGGGTAGCTAATGTTGGGGATTCAAGAGCTGTACTTTCCAGAGGGGGTAAGGCAATTCAAATGAGTACAGACCATGAACCTAACACTGAACGAGGCAGCATAGAGCACAGGGGTGGCTTTGTCTCAAACATGCCAG GAGATGTCCCTAGAGTTAATGGGCAGCTGGCAGTTTCTCGTGCTTTTGGAGACAAGAGCCTCAAATCACATTTGCGATCTGACCCTGACATACAAGACACCATCATAGATAGTAATACAGATTTCTTAGTCCTTGCAAGTGATGGCCTTTGGAAG gtGGTGTCAAATCAAGAAGCTGTTGATATCGCAAGAAGGATTAAAGACCCATTAAAAGCAGCTAAGCAGTTAAAAACTGAGGCATTGAAAAGAGACAGTAAAGATGATATATCTTGTGTGGTTGTTAGATTTAGGGCGTAA
- the LOC110638599 gene encoding probable protein phosphatase 2C 10 isoform X2, which produces MEDYHVAKFVQNQGHELGLFAIYDGHLGDGVPAYLQKHLFSNILKEEEFWIDPYRSISKAYEKTDQAILSHGSDLGRGGSTAVTAILINGQRLWVANVGDSRAVLSRGGKAIQMSTDHEPNTERGSIEHRGGFVSNMPGDVPRVNGQLAVSRAFGDKSLKSHLRSDPDIQDTIIDSNTDFLVLASDGLWKVVSNQEAVDIARRIKDPLKAAKQLKTEALKRDSKDDISCVVVRFRA; this is translated from the exons ATGGAGGATTACCATGTTGCTAAGTTTGTGCAGAATCAAGGACATGAATTGGGGCTTTTTGCTATTTATGATGGCCATTTGGGAGATGGCGTGCCTGCATACCTACAGAAGCATTTGTTTTCCAATATCCTAAAGGAG GAAGAGTTCTGGATTGACCCCTACAGATCTATCTCAAAAGCCTACGAGAAGACTGACCAGGCAATTCTTTCTCATGGTTCTGACCTGGGGCGAGGTGGGTCCACAGCTGTGACTGCAATTTTGATAAATGGTCAAAGATTGTGGGTAGCTAATGTTGGGGATTCAAGAGCTGTACTTTCCAGAGGGGGTAAGGCAATTCAAATGAGTACAGACCATGAACCTAACACTGAACGAGGCAGCATAGAGCACAGGGGTGGCTTTGTCTCAAACATGCCAG GAGATGTCCCTAGAGTTAATGGGCAGCTGGCAGTTTCTCGTGCTTTTGGAGACAAGAGCCTCAAATCACATTTGCGATCTGACCCTGACATACAAGACACCATCATAGATAGTAATACAGATTTCTTAGTCCTTGCAAGTGATGGCCTTTGGAAG gtGGTGTCAAATCAAGAAGCTGTTGATATCGCAAGAAGGATTAAAGACCCATTAAAAGCAGCTAAGCAGTTAAAAACTGAGGCATTGAAAAGAGACAGTAAAGATGATATATCTTGTGTGGTTGTTAGATTTAGGGCGTAA
- the LOC110638598 gene encoding cryptochrome-1, protein MSGGRSIVWFRRDLRVEDNPALAAGVRTGAVVAVFIWAPEEEGHYYPGRVSRWWLKQSLAHLDSSLRSLGTTLVTKRSTDSVSTLLEVVKSTGATNLFFNHLYDPLSLVRDHRAKEILTAQGIAVRSFNADLLYEPWDVNDDQGRPFTTFAAFWERFLSMPYDPEAPLLPPKRIISGDISRCPSDLLIFEDESDKGSNALLARAWSPGWSNADKALTAFINGPLIEYSKNRRKADSATTSFLSPHLHFGEVSVRKVLHLVRIKQVLWANEGNKAGEESVNLFLKSIGLREYSRYMSFNHPYCHEQPLLGHLKFFPWVVDEGLFKAWRQGRTGYPLVDAGMRELWATGWLHDRIRVVVSSFFVKVLQLPWRWGMKYFWDTLLDADLESDALGWQYISGTLPDGREFDRIDNPQFEGYKFDPHGEYVRRWLPELARLPTEWIHHPWNAPESVLQAAGIELGSNYPLPVVGIDEAKGRLLEALSEMWQQEAASRAAIENGTEEGLGDSSESAPIAFPQDIQMEENREPVRNNLPTTIRRYEDQMVPSMTSSLLRVEEQETSSYLQNVAEDSRAEVPRNGNVNQEQRRDILNQGAAQTTRSNNNLPYFSVVSGLRNFEDSTAESSSSSSRRERDGGVVPVWSPPTASYSEQFAGDESGIGTSSYLQRHPQSHQIMNWRQLSQTG, encoded by the exons ATGTCAGGTGGGCGTAGCATAGTCTGGTTCAGGAGAGATCTGAGGGTAGAGGATAACCCAGCACTTGCAGCTGGTGTAAGAACTGGTGCCGTTGTTGCAGTGTTTATCTGGGCACCCGAAGAGGAAGGCCATTATTACCCCGGTAGGGTCTCAAGGTGGTGGCTCAAGCAGAGTTTGGCTCATTTGGATTCTTCTTTGAGGAGCCTTGGAACTACTCTTGTCACCAAGAGATCAACTGATAGTGTTTCTACTCTTCTTGAGGTTGTCAAGTCTACTGGGGCTACCAATCTCTTCTTCAACCACTTGTATG ACCCTTTGTCACTGGTTAGGGATCACCGGGCAAAGGAGATTTTGACTGCTCAAGGAATAGCTGTAAGATCCTTCAATGCAGATTTGCTTTATGAACCGTGGGACGTTAATGATGACCAAGGACGCCCTTTCACTACCTTTGCTGCCTTTTGGGAAAGATTCCTTAGCATGCCTTATGATCCAGAGGCTCCTCTTCTCCCACCAAAGAGGATTATTTCAG GTGATATATCGAGATGCCCTTCAGACTTATTGATATTTGAAGATGAATCAGACAAGGGAAGCAATGCACTGCTTGCTCGAGCATGGTCACCTGGGTGGAGTAATGCTGATAAGGCTTTGACTGCATTCATCAATGGCCCACTAATTGAGTACTCAAAGAATCGTAGGAAGGCTGACAGTGCTACAACCTCTTTTCTTTCTCCCCATTTGCATTTTGGGGAGGTTAGTGTAAGAAAAGTTCTTCACCTTGTTCGCATCAAGCAGGTACTTTGGGCAAATGAAGGGAACAAGGCCGGCGAAGAGAGTGTAAACTTGTTTCTTAAGTCAATTGGTCTGAGAGAATATTCAAGATACATGAGTTTTAACCATCCTTACTGTCACGAACAGCCTCTTCTTGGGCACCTCAAATTTTTCCCTTGGGTTGTAGATGAAGGATTATTTAAGGCTTGGAGACAAGGTAGAACTGGTTATCCATTAGTTGATGCTGGAATGAGAGAGTTGTGGGCTACTGGTTGGCTGCATGATCGAATACGAGTAGTAGTTTCTAGTTTCTTTGTGAAAGTTCTACAGCTTCCATGGAGATGGGGAATGAAGTATTTCTGGGATACCCTCTTGGATGCTGATTTAGAGAGTGATGCTCTTGGTTGGCAGTACATATCCGGCACTCTCCCTGATGGCCGTGAGTTTGATCGCATAGACAATCCACAG TTTGAGGGTTACAAATTTGATCCGCATGGAGAATATGTGAGACGGTGGCTTCCAGAACTTGCCAGGCTACCAACTGAATGGATACATCATCCATGGAATGCACCTGAATCCGTACTCCAAGCAGCTGGAATTGAGCTTGGATCAAATTATCCTCTCCCAGTTGTAGGGATAGATGAAGCTAAAGGCAGGTTGCTAGAAGCACTTTCAGAAATGTGGCAGCAAGAAGCAGCTTCAAGAGCTGCCATTGAGAATGGGACTGAGGAAGGGCTTGGAGATTCATCTGAATCAGCTCCAATTGCTTTCCCTCAAGACATACAAATGGAAGAAAATCGTGAACCTGTAAGAAATAACCTTCCTACTACAATTAGGCGTTATGAGGATCAGatggtccctagcatgacttcttCTTTGCTAAGAGTTGAAGAACAAGAAACTTCTTCATATCTTCAAAATGTAGCAGAAGACAGCAGAGCAGAGGTGCCAAGAAATGGAAATGTCAATCAAGAACAAAGAAGAGACATTTTAAACCAGGGGGCAGCTCAAACTACTCGTAGTAACAACAATTTGCCATATTTTAGTGTTGTCAGTGGTCTGAGAAATTTCGAAGATTCAACAGCAGAATCTTCAAGTAGTAGCAgtaggagagagagagatggaggTGTGGTTCCAGTCTGGTCCCCTCCAACTGCTAGTTACTCGGAGCAGTTTGCTGGCGATGAAAGTGGAATTGGAACAAGTTCTTATTTGCAGAGGCATCCACAATCTCACCAGATAATGAATTGGAGGCAGCTCTCTCAGACtggctaa